The Lysobacter sp. genome includes a window with the following:
- a CDS encoding OmpA family protein: MADSFFSRSGHIRSLLLILLATVAIAACDRAPAPAPKAPTIEREPFDAMLSVVDNSSRIRFDGTVDNAATKTKIEQALLAAYGPNRAGGDILMDNVARPAPWLPGLAEFMKAFSTVTSAAVSFEGDTVVLSGNPSLDQRRALRAAAEQAFPGARLQGLFELPADPAAMPAKLSPEALAKSLNQMPVQFKPGSGEVSNDSLALVVQAADAIRSAPAGTRLLIVGPVVATADTGNDMFLSKQRAEALKVQLILNGISPAVIDTRGWGQNTDGTPVEGAVLPPEGAAMRFELVR; encoded by the coding sequence ATGGCAGATTCGTTCTTTTCCCGTTCCGGTCATATCCGCAGCTTGCTGCTGATCCTGCTCGCGACGGTTGCCATCGCTGCCTGCGACCGCGCACCAGCGCCGGCCCCCAAAGCGCCGACCATCGAACGCGAACCCTTCGATGCGATGCTGAGCGTGGTCGACAACAGCAGCCGGATCCGTTTCGACGGCACCGTCGACAACGCCGCGACGAAAACCAAGATCGAACAGGCGTTGCTCGCTGCCTACGGCCCCAACCGCGCGGGCGGCGACATCCTGATGGACAACGTGGCACGCCCGGCACCATGGCTGCCGGGGCTTGCGGAATTCATGAAAGCCTTCTCGACGGTCACCAGCGCCGCCGTGAGCTTCGAAGGCGATACCGTCGTGCTCAGCGGCAATCCCAGCCTCGACCAGCGTCGCGCGCTCCGCGCAGCGGCCGAACAGGCATTCCCCGGCGCGCGTCTGCAGGGACTGTTCGAACTGCCGGCGGACCCCGCCGCGATGCCGGCGAAGCTCTCGCCTGAAGCTCTGGCCAAGAGCCTGAACCAGATGCCCGTGCAATTCAAACCCGGCAGCGGGGAGGTCAGCAACGACAGTCTTGCCCTGGTCGTCCAGGCCGCCGATGCCATCCGCAGCGCGCCTGCGGGAACACGGCTACTGATCGTCGGCCCCGTGGTCGCAACGGCCGATACCGGCAACGACATGTTCCTGTCCAAGCAGCGCGCAGAAGCATTGAAGGTGCAGCTGATCCTGAACGGCATCAGCCCGGCGGTCATCGACACCCGAGGCTGGGGGCAAAACACCGACGGCACGCCGGTGGAGGGCGCCGTTCTGCCACCGGAAGGCGCAGCGATGAGATTCGAACTGGTGAGATGA
- the uvrA gene encoding excinuclease ABC subunit UvrA, which yields MAMDTIRIRGARTHNLKNIDLDLPRDKLIVITGLSGSGKSSLAFDTIYAEGQRRYVESLSAYARQFLSVMEKPDVDHIEGLSPAISIEQKSTSHNPRSTVGTITEIYDYLRLLYARVGSPRCPDHHFPLEAQTVSQMVDQVLALGNDGKTREQRYMLLAPVIRERKGEHAQVFEQLRAQGYVRVRVDGVLHEIDAVPPLTLRQKHTIEAVIDRFKPRDDLKQRLAESFETALKLGDGMAMVQSLDDANAAPLLFSSKYSCPVCDYSLPELEPRLFSFNSPVGACPSCDGLGVSQFFDPTRVVVHPELSLAAGAVRGWDRRNVYYFQLLQSLAKHYGFSVDTHWNELEATTQHAVLHGSGNEVIAFSYLTDTGGRTQRKHKFEGIIPNLERRYRETESAAVREELSKYISERPCPDCSGARLNRAARNVFIADRALPSIVILPIDETLDFFSALALPGWRGEIATKIVKEIRERLNFLVDVGLDYLTLERKADTLSGGEAQRIRLASQIGAGLVGVMYVLDEPSIGLHQRDNERLLGTLTRLRDLGNTVIVVEHDEDAIRLADHVVDIGPGAGVHGGEVVAQGSFDDLLKAPRSITGQYLSGKRRIEIPAHRHKPNPKMKLTLRGASGNNLKNVDLTLHAGLFTAVTGVSGSGKSTLINDTLYSLAANEINGASHKPAPYREVKGLDLFDKVVDIDQSPIGRTPRSNPATYTGLFTPLRELFAQVPEARARGYSPGRFSFNVRGGRCEACQGDGLIKVEMHFLPDVYVPCDVCHGKRYNRETLEILYKGCSIRDVLEMTVEDALKLFEPVPSIARKLETLVDVGLSYIRLGQPATTLSGGEAQRVKLSKELSRRDTGRTLYILDEPTTGLHFHDIEHLLTVLHKLRDEGNTIVVIEHNLDVIKTADWVIDLGPEGGHRGGEIIAEGTPEELVAVEASHTGRFLAHVLDPTQAARKTTASKASMISKDERALPPRKTKTPAKAPVKTTAKAAGKPIGNTRAKAGTTTKTKPRKKQA from the coding sequence ATGGCCATGGACACCATCCGCATCCGCGGAGCGCGTACCCACAATCTGAAGAACATCGATCTCGATCTGCCGCGCGACAAGTTGATCGTGATCACCGGCTTGTCCGGTTCGGGCAAATCGTCGCTGGCGTTCGACACCATCTACGCCGAAGGCCAACGCCGCTACGTCGAGTCGCTGTCGGCGTACGCGCGCCAGTTCCTGAGCGTGATGGAGAAGCCCGATGTCGATCACATCGAAGGGCTCAGTCCTGCGATTTCGATCGAACAGAAATCGACCTCGCACAATCCGCGTTCGACCGTCGGCACCATCACCGAAATCTACGACTACCTGCGCCTGCTGTACGCGCGCGTGGGCTCGCCGCGCTGCCCGGACCATCATTTCCCGCTCGAAGCGCAGACCGTCAGCCAGATGGTCGACCAGGTACTTGCCCTCGGCAACGACGGCAAGACCCGCGAGCAGCGCTACATGCTGCTGGCGCCGGTGATCCGCGAACGCAAGGGCGAGCACGCGCAGGTGTTCGAGCAGTTGCGTGCGCAGGGCTACGTCCGTGTCCGCGTGGACGGCGTGCTGCATGAAATCGACGCGGTACCGCCGCTGACGTTGCGCCAGAAACACACCATCGAAGCGGTGATCGATCGCTTCAAGCCACGCGACGATCTGAAGCAACGCCTCGCCGAATCCTTCGAGACCGCGCTGAAGCTTGGCGACGGCATGGCGATGGTGCAGTCGCTCGACGACGCCAACGCCGCACCGCTGCTGTTCTCGTCGAAATACAGTTGTCCGGTCTGCGACTACTCGCTGCCGGAACTGGAACCGCGGCTGTTCTCGTTCAACTCGCCGGTCGGCGCCTGCCCGAGTTGCGATGGCCTGGGCGTGAGCCAGTTCTTCGACCCGACGCGCGTCGTCGTGCATCCGGAACTGTCGCTGGCCGCAGGCGCGGTGCGCGGTTGGGACCGCCGCAACGTCTACTACTTCCAACTGTTGCAATCGCTGGCCAAGCACTACGGCTTCAGCGTCGATACGCACTGGAACGAACTCGAAGCCACCACCCAGCACGCGGTCCTGCACGGCAGCGGCAACGAAGTCATCGCCTTCAGCTACCTCACCGACACCGGCGGTCGCACCCAGCGCAAACACAAGTTCGAAGGCATCATTCCGAACCTGGAGCGCCGCTACCGCGAAACCGAATCGGCGGCGGTCCGCGAAGAACTGTCGAAGTACATCAGCGAACGCCCCTGCCCCGACTGCAGCGGCGCGCGCCTGAATCGCGCCGCGCGCAATGTCTTCATCGCCGACCGCGCATTGCCGTCGATCGTGATCCTGCCGATCGATGAAACGCTGGATTTCTTCAGCGCACTCGCCCTGCCCGGCTGGCGCGGCGAGATCGCGACCAAGATCGTCAAGGAAATCCGCGAACGCCTGAACTTCCTGGTCGATGTCGGCCTCGATTACCTGACCCTCGAACGAAAAGCCGACACGCTGTCCGGCGGCGAAGCGCAGCGTATCCGCCTGGCCTCGCAGATCGGCGCGGGTCTGGTCGGCGTGATGTACGTGCTCGACGAACCATCCATCGGCCTGCACCAGCGCGACAACGAGCGCCTGCTCGGCACACTCACGCGCCTGCGCGATCTGGGCAACACCGTGATCGTGGTCGAACACGACGAAGACGCGATCCGACTCGCCGACCATGTCGTCGATATCGGCCCGGGCGCAGGCGTGCACGGCGGCGAAGTCGTCGCTCAGGGCAGCTTCGACGATCTGCTGAAGGCGCCGCGCTCGATCACCGGCCAGTACCTCAGCGGCAAGCGGCGCATCGAGATTCCCGCGCATCGCCACAAACCCAATCCCAAGATGAAGCTCACGCTGCGCGGCGCGTCGGGCAACAATCTCAAGAACGTCGATCTGACTCTGCACGCGGGACTGTTCACTGCGGTCACAGGGGTGTCCGGCTCGGGCAAATCGACGCTGATCAACGACACGCTGTATTCACTGGCCGCAAACGAGATCAACGGCGCCTCGCACAAGCCGGCGCCGTACCGCGAAGTGAAAGGACTGGATCTGTTCGACAAGGTCGTCGACATCGACCAGTCGCCGATCGGACGCACCCCGCGCAGCAATCCGGCGACCTACACCGGCCTGTTCACGCCGCTGCGCGAACTGTTCGCGCAGGTACCCGAAGCGCGCGCACGCGGCTATTCGCCCGGGCGTTTCAGCTTCAACGTGCGTGGCGGACGTTGCGAAGCCTGCCAGGGCGACGGTCTGATCAAAGTGGAGATGCACTTCCTGCCCGACGTCTACGTGCCCTGCGATGTCTGCCACGGCAAACGCTACAACCGCGAGACGCTGGAAATCCTCTACAAGGGCTGCAGCATCCGCGATGTGCTGGAAATGACGGTCGAGGATGCGCTGAAACTGTTCGAGCCCGTGCCGTCGATCGCGCGCAAACTCGAGACGCTGGTGGATGTGGGCCTGAGTTACATCCGTCTTGGCCAACCGGCGACCACGTTGTCCGGCGGCGAGGCGCAGCGCGTGAAACTGTCGAAGGAACTGTCGCGCCGCGACACCGGGCGCACGCTGTACATCCTCGACGAGCCGACCACCGGCCTGCATTTCCACGACATCGAGCATCTGCTGACGGTGTTGCACAAGCTGCGCGACGAAGGCAACACCATCGTCGTGATCGAGCACAACCTGGATGTAATCAAGACCGCCGACTGGGTGATCGATCTCGGTCCCGAAGGCGGTCATCGCGGCGGCGAGATCATCGCCGAAGGCACGCCCGAGGAACTGGTCGCCGTCGAGGCATCGCACACCGGACGCTTCCTTGCGCACGTGCTCGATCCGACGCAGGCTGCGCGCAAGACCACCGCGTCGAAAGCGTCGATGATCTCGAAGGACGAGCGCGCGCTGCCGCCCAGGAAAACGAAAACACCAGCCAAGGCCCCCGTCAAGACGACTGCCAAGGCCGCTGGCAAACCCATCGGCAACACCCGCGCCAAAGCCGGTACCACCACCAAAACCAAACCCCGGAAAAAGCAGGCATGA
- the obgE gene encoding GTPase ObgE — protein sequence MKLVDEAEINVTAGNGGNGCVGFRREKFIPLGGPDGGDGGAGGSVWIEADENLNTLVDFRHQRAFRAQRGENGMGSQRYGKGGEDLAITVPVGTVIINVETDETIGDLTRHGQRLLVAQGGKGGLGNMHFKSSVNRSPRKALPGLPGEERRLKLELKLLADVGLLGFPNAGKSTFIRAVSAATPKVADYPFTTLYPNLGVVSVEQYRSFVIADIPGLIEGAADGAGLGSLFLRHVQRTRLLLHLVDMVPMEGGVEATPAEQVRAIEHELQKYDPAMLEKPRWLVLNKADLMFEDEARALAQQVVAELGWTQPWFLVSALSREGTWPIMLEIQSFFDRMREEQLEADAEAEAAGKTDAD from the coding sequence ATGAAACTCGTCGACGAAGCCGAAATCAACGTCACTGCCGGCAACGGCGGCAACGGCTGCGTCGGTTTCCGGCGCGAAAAATTCATTCCGCTCGGTGGTCCGGACGGCGGCGATGGTGGTGCCGGCGGCAGCGTCTGGATCGAAGCCGACGAAAACCTCAACACACTGGTCGATTTCCGCCACCAGCGCGCGTTCCGCGCCCAGCGCGGCGAGAACGGCATGGGCAGCCAGCGGTACGGCAAAGGCGGCGAAGACCTGGCCATCACCGTGCCGGTCGGTACCGTGATCATCAACGTCGAGACCGATGAGACCATCGGCGACCTGACCCGCCACGGCCAGCGCCTGCTGGTCGCGCAGGGCGGCAAGGGCGGCCTTGGCAACATGCATTTCAAGAGCTCGGTGAACCGCTCGCCGCGCAAAGCGCTGCCGGGGCTGCCGGGCGAAGAGCGCAGGCTCAAGCTGGAATTGAAGCTGTTGGCCGATGTTGGCCTGCTGGGCTTCCCGAATGCCGGCAAGAGCACTTTCATCCGAGCGGTATCGGCGGCGACGCCGAAGGTCGCGGATTATCCGTTCACCACGCTGTATCCGAATCTGGGCGTGGTCAGCGTCGAGCAGTACCGCAGCTTCGTGATCGCCGATATCCCGGGCCTGATCGAAGGCGCTGCCGACGGTGCCGGTCTGGGCAGCCTGTTCCTGCGCCATGTCCAGCGCACGCGCTTGTTGCTGCATCTGGTCGATATGGTGCCGATGGAAGGTGGCGTGGAAGCGACGCCGGCCGAGCAGGTGCGTGCAATCGAACACGAACTGCAGAAATACGATCCCGCGATGCTCGAAAAACCGCGTTGGCTGGTGTTGAACAAAGCCGACCTGATGTTCGAGGACGAAGCGCGCGCGTTGGCCCAACAGGTCGTCGCGGAACTCGGCTGGACCCAGCCGTGGTTCCTGGTGTCGGCGCTGTCGCGCGAAGGCACTTGGCCGATCATGCTCGAAATCCAGAGCTTTTTCGATCGCATGAGAGAGGAACAGCTCGAAGCGGATGCCGAAGCCGAGGCGGCGGGCAAGACCGATGCGGATTGA
- the murJ gene encoding murein biosynthesis integral membrane protein MurJ: protein MSRGGLLRSTSIFSAMTLLSRIAGFARDALQSRIFGSSAAMDAFVIAYRIPNYLRRIFAEGSMQMAFVPVLNEIRERGDQAALKEFVDRMAGALFSVVFVVSGIGMLAASLIAAMFAPGSMDEPEKFALIVQMLRITFPYLVFISMMALVASVLNSFGKFALPAVTPVLHNLTVISAMLWLAPHFEVPAKALAWGVLAAGILQLMVLWPALGRLGLRPRLKPGFKHPDVRRVAKLMVPTLFSSSVAQLNLLVGTIFASVLATGSQTWLYLSDRLVEFPLGLFGVAIGTVILPHLSRRHAATDAEGYSAALDWGLRLALLVGVPAALGLLLLAEPLTSVVYQGGKFTAHDTRMAAISLSAMSIGIPAFMLSKVLSPAFYARQDTRTPMRAAIYTVIANVVMTIAFTLPLWLNKIDGAHGGIALATGLAGIFNAWLLWRYLRRDGLLRPQPGWGKHLLRIASGCVAMTAAVLAISYRVGDWTAIASPWHRVGWLLAVVAAGALAYGVALIAMGLRPRDLRH from the coding sequence GTGTCCCGAGGCGGGCTACTGAGGTCGACTTCGATCTTCAGCGCCATGACCCTGCTGTCGCGCATCGCCGGCTTCGCCCGCGATGCCCTGCAGTCCCGCATCTTCGGCAGTTCGGCTGCGATGGACGCCTTCGTCATCGCCTACCGTATCCCGAATTATCTGCGCCGGATCTTCGCCGAAGGTTCCATGCAGATGGCGTTCGTGCCGGTGCTGAACGAGATCCGCGAACGCGGCGACCAGGCGGCGCTGAAGGAATTCGTCGACCGGATGGCCGGGGCCCTGTTTTCGGTGGTGTTCGTGGTTTCCGGGATCGGCATGCTGGCCGCCTCCCTGATTGCCGCCATGTTCGCGCCCGGCTCCATGGACGAACCCGAGAAATTCGCCCTGATCGTGCAGATGCTGCGGATCACGTTCCCGTACCTCGTGTTCATCTCGATGATGGCGCTCGTGGCTTCGGTGCTGAACAGCTTCGGCAAGTTCGCGCTGCCGGCAGTGACCCCGGTGCTGCACAACCTCACCGTGATCTCGGCGATGCTGTGGTTGGCGCCACATTTCGAAGTGCCCGCGAAAGCGCTGGCCTGGGGGGTCCTGGCGGCCGGCATCCTGCAGCTGATGGTGCTATGGCCTGCATTGGGCCGATTGGGGCTGCGGCCCAGGCTGAAGCCCGGATTCAAGCATCCGGATGTACGCCGGGTTGCCAAACTGATGGTGCCGACGCTGTTCTCGTCCTCGGTGGCGCAGTTGAACCTGCTGGTCGGGACGATCTTCGCTTCGGTACTCGCGACCGGCAGCCAGACCTGGCTGTACCTGTCCGACCGACTGGTCGAATTCCCGCTGGGGCTGTTCGGGGTGGCGATCGGAACGGTGATCCTGCCGCATCTCTCCCGTCGCCATGCGGCGACCGATGCCGAGGGTTATTCGGCCGCGCTCGACTGGGGCCTGCGGTTGGCGCTGCTGGTCGGCGTGCCGGCCGCGCTGGGGCTGTTGCTGCTGGCGGAGCCGCTGACTTCGGTGGTCTATCAGGGCGGCAAATTCACCGCGCACGACACGCGGATGGCGGCGATCAGCCTCAGCGCGATGAGCATCGGCATTCCTGCGTTCATGCTCAGCAAGGTGCTCTCGCCCGCGTTCTACGCCCGCCAGGACACCAGGACCCCGATGCGCGCGGCGATCTACACCGTCATCGCCAACGTGGTGATGACGATCGCGTTCACCTTGCCGCTGTGGCTGAACAAGATCGATGGCGCGCACGGCGGGATCGCGCTGGCCACAGGGCTGGCCGGGATCTTCAACGCCTGGCTGCTGTGGCGATACCTGCGTCGCGACGGTCTGCTGAGACCGCAGCCGGGCTGGGGCAAACATCTGTTGAGGATCGCGAGCGGCTGTGTCGCGATGACGGCGGCGGTGCTTGCGATCTCGTATAGGGTCGGCGACTGGACCGCCATCGCCAGCCCTTGGCATCGGGTTGGCTGGCTGCTGGCGGTCGTCGCTGCGGGGGCGCTGGCTTACGGTGTCGCCTTGATCGCGATGGGATTGAGGCCGCGCGACCTGCGTCATTAG
- the rpsT gene encoding 30S ribosomal protein S20, with the protein MANIKSAKKRAKQTVVRNARNTAQRSMLRTAVKKVLKALEANDAAGAEAAFAVAQPILDRFSARGLIHKNKAARHKSRLTARIKAIKAA; encoded by the coding sequence GTGGCCAACATCAAGTCCGCCAAGAAGCGCGCCAAGCAGACCGTCGTGCGCAACGCGCGCAATACCGCTCAGCGCTCCATGCTCCGCACCGCCGTCAAGAAAGTGCTGAAAGCTCTCGAAGCCAACGACGCTGCCGGCGCCGAAGCCGCTTTCGCCGTCGCCCAGCCGATTCTCGACCGCTTCAGCGCGCGCGGGCTGATCCACAAGAACAAGGCTGCGCGTCACAAGAGCCGCCTGACGGCACGCATCAAGGCCATCAAGGCCGCCTGA
- a CDS encoding S8 family serine peptidase: MIRPQKHNALKLTALAIAAAAIVAPVAWSGSRVPIVDKTSVATRAASQEELSDRFIVTYAGNTRSTAATRQATFANASTALGYNVRGARVLSTGAQLIRTSTKLDLAASKQLMIEIMKDPNVIAVEADVRVKRLFVPNDTLYAQQWHYKNGAGGINAEPAWDITKGAGTVVAVLDTGITPHTEFAGQLVPGYDFIADIPTAADGDGRDADPNDPGDYDYYYDSSWHGTHVAGTIGAKTDNGAGTAGVAPDAKILPVRVLGVGGGYTSDILDAITWSSGGTVAGVPANANPAEVINLSLGGGGACSTAWQTAIDAAVARGTTIVVAAGNSGGDAQNLTPASCNNVIAVSAVGPTGTKASYSSYGPVVDVAAPGGSGFNPAADNILSTYNLGLTTQGAEGYAWNAGTSMAAPHVAGIVALIQSASATPKTPAQVKKILENTAYANGGFPGGCSYAVPCGTGIVDAHAAVLVANGTNPLPADPPPAPPPPPAIELQNGVAVTGISVASGAWVRYQLEVPNGASHLLLATYGGTGDGDMYVRRASEPTTSLYDCRPFRFGNDETCFFPAPQSGTWYVYIRGFSAAAGISLYPSFVDANYPYKQAATAEQLANHRTKVTLTWQHGKKQVDIYRNGLIYNSRRNAYTFTDNFRIVGTGTMTYKICNQGTAECSNDVSVTYTSAK; the protein is encoded by the coding sequence ATGATTCGACCCCAAAAACACAATGCCCTGAAACTCACCGCACTCGCCATTGCCGCAGCCGCTATCGTCGCCCCCGTGGCGTGGTCGGGTAGCCGGGTGCCGATCGTCGACAAGACGTCGGTAGCCACCCGCGCGGCCTCTCAGGAAGAGTTGTCCGACCGCTTCATCGTCACCTATGCCGGCAATACGCGTTCCACTGCAGCGACCCGTCAGGCGACGTTCGCCAATGCTTCGACGGCCCTCGGCTACAACGTGCGCGGTGCCCGCGTCCTGTCCACAGGCGCGCAGCTCATCCGTACCAGCACCAAGCTCGACCTCGCCGCCTCCAAGCAGCTGATGATCGAGATCATGAAAGACCCGAACGTGATTGCGGTCGAGGCGGACGTCCGGGTGAAGCGTCTGTTCGTGCCGAACGACACGCTGTACGCACAACAGTGGCACTACAAGAACGGCGCTGGCGGCATCAATGCCGAGCCGGCATGGGACATCACCAAGGGCGCCGGCACCGTGGTCGCCGTGCTCGACACCGGCATCACCCCGCACACCGAGTTCGCGGGCCAGCTGGTCCCGGGTTACGACTTCATCGCTGATATCCCGACCGCTGCCGACGGCGATGGTCGCGACGCCGACCCGAACGATCCGGGCGATTACGACTACTACTACGACAGCAGCTGGCACGGCACCCATGTCGCCGGCACCATCGGCGCCAAGACCGACAACGGCGCCGGTACGGCTGGCGTAGCACCCGATGCCAAGATCCTGCCCGTGCGCGTGCTCGGCGTGGGCGGCGGTTATACCTCCGACATCCTCGACGCGATCACCTGGTCTTCGGGCGGCACTGTCGCTGGCGTGCCCGCCAATGCCAATCCGGCCGAAGTGATCAATCTCAGCCTCGGCGGCGGCGGCGCTTGCAGCACGGCATGGCAGACGGCCATCGACGCAGCAGTCGCCCGCGGTACGACGATCGTCGTTGCTGCCGGCAACTCCGGTGGCGATGCCCAGAACCTGACGCCCGCGAGCTGCAACAACGTGATCGCGGTTTCGGCGGTCGGCCCGACCGGCACCAAGGCTTCGTATTCGAGCTACGGCCCCGTTGTCGATGTCGCCGCACCCGGTGGCAGCGGCTTCAACCCCGCGGCAGACAATATCCTGTCGACCTACAACCTCGGTCTCACCACCCAGGGCGCTGAAGGCTACGCTTGGAATGCCGGCACCTCGATGGCGGCTCCGCACGTTGCCGGTATCGTGGCGCTGATCCAGTCGGCCTCGGCAACGCCGAAGACCCCGGCGCAGGTGAAGAAGATCCTCGAGAACACCGCCTATGCCAATGGTGGATTCCCGGGTGGTTGCAGCTACGCCGTGCCCTGCGGTACCGGTATCGTCGATGCCCATGCCGCCGTGCTGGTCGCCAACGGCACCAACCCGCTGCCGGCCGATCCGCCGCCTGCACCGCCGCCGCCGCCGGCCATCGAGCTGCAGAATGGCGTCGCCGTTACCGGTATCAGCGTCGCTTCTGGCGCATGGGTCCGCTATCAGCTGGAAGTGCCGAACGGCGCCAGCCATCTGCTGCTGGCCACGTACGGCGGCACGGGCGATGGCGACATGTACGTCCGTCGCGCCTCCGAGCCGACCACCAGCCTGTACGACTGCCGTCCGTTCCGCTTCGGCAACGACGAAACCTGCTTCTTCCCGGCGCCGCAGAGCGGCACCTGGTACGTGTACATCCGTGGCTTCAGCGCTGCAGCGGGCATCTCGCTGTACCCCAGCTTTGTCGACGCGAACTACCCGTACAAGCAGGCCGCCACGGCCGAACAACTGGCCAATCACCGGACCAAAGTGACGCTCACCTGGCAGCACGGCAAGAAGCAGGTGGACATCTACCGCAATGGCCTGATCTACAACAGCCGTCGCAACGCCTACACCTTCACCGACAACTTCCGGATCGTCGGCACCGGCACCATGACGTACAAGATCTGCAACCAGGGCACCGCCGAGTGCTCGAACGACGTCTCGGTCACCTACACGTCGGCCAAGTAA
- a CDS encoding bifunctional riboflavin kinase/FAD synthetase gives MTELFRDLDGRPLCPDGSVVCIGAFDGLHIGHRALVGHAVARARALDVPAVALSFEPLPREFFAGDTPPPRLQLPRMKLTALASLGIDRVGLLRFNAALASMSSEDFAQRLLVARLRACEIWVGPDFRFGRARAGNLDLLRKMGGELGFSADTIAPVEIDGMPVSSTRIRAALQSGDFATATRLLGKPYSIAGRVVHGKQLGRTLGYPTANLRFANKTPALRGIYATRVHGVGAKPWPSVSSFGTRPTVDGKEPLLEAHLFDFDGDLYGKLIEIEFVARLRDEEKFPDLPTLVVQMDRDAAQARHILMNTTERVPA, from the coding sequence ATGACTGAATTGTTCCGCGACCTCGACGGCAGGCCGCTGTGCCCGGACGGCAGCGTGGTCTGTATCGGCGCCTTCGACGGCCTGCACATCGGCCATCGCGCACTGGTGGGCCATGCGGTCGCGCGCGCCCGTGCGTTGGATGTGCCTGCGGTCGCGCTGAGTTTCGAGCCCTTGCCGCGCGAATTCTTCGCCGGCGATACGCCGCCGCCGCGCCTTCAGTTGCCGCGCATGAAGCTGACAGCATTGGCTTCGCTGGGGATCGATCGGGTCGGCTTGCTGCGTTTCAACGCGGCGCTGGCCAGCATGTCGTCCGAGGATTTCGCCCAGCGACTGCTGGTCGCACGGCTGCGGGCGTGCGAAATCTGGGTCGGCCCTGATTTCCGTTTCGGTCGCGCGCGTGCCGGCAATCTCGATCTGCTCCGGAAGATGGGCGGCGAACTTGGATTCTCCGCCGATACCATCGCGCCGGTCGAAATCGACGGCATGCCGGTGTCCAGCACCCGCATCCGCGCGGCGCTGCAGAGCGGCGATTTCGCCACGGCGACGCGATTGCTCGGCAAGCCCTATTCGATCGCCGGTCGAGTGGTGCACGGTAAACAACTCGGCCGGACGCTCGGTTATCCGACCGCAAACCTCCGCTTCGCCAACAAGACGCCTGCGTTGCGCGGCATCTACGCGACCCGGGTGCATGGTGTGGGCGCCAAGCCGTGGCCGTCGGTCTCGAGTTTCGGCACGCGTCCCACCGTGGACGGCAAGGAACCGCTGCTGGAGGCGCATCTGTTCGATTTCGACGGTGATCTCTACGGCAAGCTGATCGAGATCGAATTCGTCGCGCGCCTGCGCGACGAGGAGAAATTCCCTGATCTGCCGACCCTGGTCGTGCAGATGGACCGCGACGCAGCGCAGGCGCGGCATATCCTGATGAACACGACCGAACGAGTGCCCGCGTGA
- the rpmA gene encoding 50S ribosomal protein L27 translates to MAHKKGVGSSRNGRDSNPKYLGVKLFGGQAVDAGNIIVRQRGTQFHPGSGVGLGRDHTLFALVDGKVEFSVKGLKKRRTVSVV, encoded by the coding sequence ATGGCACATAAAAAGGGCGTAGGTTCCTCGCGCAACGGCCGCGACTCCAACCCGAAATATCTCGGCGTGAAGCTGTTCGGCGGCCAGGCCGTCGATGCCGGCAACATCATCGTCCGTCAGCGCGGTACCCAGTTCCACCCGGGTTCGGGCGTCGGCCTCGGCCGCGACCACACGCTGTTCGCGCTGGTCGACGGCAAGGTCGAGTTCTCGGTCAAGGGTCTGAAGAAACGTCGCACGGTCAGCGTTGTCTGA
- the rplU gene encoding 50S ribosomal protein L21, translated as MYAVLVTGGKQYRVMQGETLRVELLEAEAGSEITFDNVLMLGDGEGVTLGDALKGASVTATVIGHGRADKIRIVKFRRRKHHRKQMGHRQHYTEIQITGIAGGNK; from the coding sequence ATGTACGCAGTTCTGGTCACAGGCGGTAAGCAATACCGCGTGATGCAAGGCGAGACGCTCCGCGTCGAGCTGCTCGAAGCCGAAGCCGGCAGCGAGATCACATTCGACAATGTTTTGATGCTGGGCGACGGCGAGGGCGTGACTCTCGGCGACGCGCTCAAGGGCGCCAGCGTGACCGCGACGGTGATCGGCCACGGCCGCGCCGACAAGATCCGCATCGTCAAATTCCGCCGTCGTAAGCACCATCGCAAGCAGATGGGCCATCGCCAGCATTACACCGAAATCCAGATCACCGGCATTGCCGGTGGCAACAAGTAA